One part of the Raphanus sativus cultivar WK10039 chromosome 7, ASM80110v3, whole genome shotgun sequence genome encodes these proteins:
- the LOC130497702 gene encoding protein FLOWERING LOCUS T-like has translation MSVHTRDPLVVGGVIGDVLERFTRSIDLRVTYGQREVTNGLDIRPSQILNKPRVEIGGEDLRNFYTLVMVDPDVPSPSNPHLREYLHWLVTDIPATTGTNFGNEIVSYENPRPTSGIHRIVLVLFRQLGRQTVYEPGWRLQFNTREFAALYNLGLPVAAVYFNCQRDNGCGGRRS, from the exons ATGTCTGTACATACCAGAGATCCTCTTGTGGTAGGGGGAGTGATAGGGGACGTTCTTGAACGGTTCACAAGATCAATCGATCTCAGGGTTACTTACGGCCAAAGAGAGGTGACAAATGGGTTGGATATAAGGCCTTCTCAAATTCTCAACAAGCCAAGAGTTGAGATTGGTGGAGAAGACCTAAGGAACTTCTATACTTTG GTTATGGTGGATCCAGATGTTCCAAGTCCGAGCAACCCGCACCTCCGCGAATATCTCCATTG GTTGGTGACTGATATCCCTGCGACAACTGGCACAAACTTTG GCAATGAGATTGTATCTTACGAGAATCCAAGGCCCACCTCGGGGATACATCGTATCGTGCTGGTATTGTTCCGGCAGCTCGGGAGGCAGACAGTGTATGAACCAGGGTGGCGCCTACAGTTTAACACTCGTGAGTTTGCTGCGCTATACAATCTCGGCCTTCCCGTGGCTGCGGTTTACTTCAATTGTCAGAGGGATAATGGCTGTGGAGGACGAAGAAGTTAG
- the LOC108816914 gene encoding polygalacturonase codes for MASSISLVHVFTILVTIVMSRFAQFDARTSLNVLSFGAKPDGVVDSTKAFSDAWDSACQVEDSAMIYVPKGRYLIGRVLRFEGESCRSREITLRIDGTLIGPEDYMLLGKEENWISFVGVHNVTLLGGSFDAKGSTLWSCKANGQNCPAGATTIRFMDSYNVKIIGVLSLNSQLFHIVINRCKNVKIEDARIIAPGDSPNTDGIHIQKSTDIEVRNSSIKTGDDCISIGPGTKNLMVDGITCGPGHGISIGSLAKGLEEDGVVNVTVKKAVFVRTDNGLRIKSWPRLSKGFVERVRFLGALMVNVSNPILIDQNYCPGDSYCPTEGSGIKINDVIYSGIMGTSAKKVAIKMDCSEQFPCTQIRMQAINLTYHGGAATTACINVSGKQLGLVIPSGCI; via the exons ATGGCATCGTCTATAAGCTTGGTTCACGTCTTTACAATCCTTGTAACAATAGTCATGTCCCGTTTTGCTCAGTTTGACGCAAGAACAAGTCTTAATGTTCTGAGTTTCGGGGCGAAACCAGACGGAGTTGTAGATTCGACAAAAGCCTTTTCGGATGCATGGGACTCAGCGTGTCAAGTGGAAGACTCGGCCATGATTTACGTGCCAAAAGGAAGGTATTTGATTGGTCGAGTGCTTCGGTTTGAAGGAGAAAGTTGCAGAAGCCGTGAGATAACCCTAAGGATTGATGGAACTTTGATTGGTCCTGAAGATTATATGTTGCTTGGGAAAGAAGAAAATTGGATCAGTTTTGTTGGTGTTCACAATGTTACTCTTCTTGGAGGTTCTTTTGATGCTAAGGGGTCCACCTTGTGGAGTTGCAAAGCCAATGGTCAAAACTGCCCTGCAGGTGCAACG ACAATAAGATTCATGGACTCTTACAACGTCAAGATCATAGGAGTATTGTCATTGAACAGCCAATTGTTCCACATAGTAATCAACCGTTGCAAAAATGTAAAGATTGAAGATGCCCGTATCATAGCACCAGGTGATAGCCCCAATACTGATGGAATTCACATTCAGAAATCGACTGACATCGAGGTCAGAAATTCTTCTATCAAAACTGGAGACGACTGTATCTCGATCGGACCCGGTACAAAGAACTTGATGGTAGATGGAATTACATGTGGTCCTGGACATGGAATCag CATTGGTAGCTTAGCGAAGGGCCTAGAGGAGGATGGCGTGGTAAACGTGACAGTGAAGAAGGCAGTGTTCGTACGAACAGACAATGGGCTAAGGATAAAGTCGTGGCCACGTCTTAGCAAAGGATTCGTGGAGAGGGTTCGGTTCTTAGGGGCTCTTATGGTCAACGTCTCCAATCCTATCCTCATTGACCAGAACTATTGTCCTGGCGATTCTTATTGCCCTACTGAG ggGTCGGGAATCAAAATAAACGATGTAATATACAGTGGAATCATGGGAACATCGGCCAAAAAAGTTGCTATAAAGATGGATTGCAGCGAGCAATTCCCATGCACTCAGATACGAATGCAGGCAATTAATCTAACTTATCACGGTGGAGCAGCAACGACTGCTTGCATCAATGTTTCCGGTAAGCAACTTGGTTTGGTTATACCCAGCGGATGTATCTGA
- the LOC108814432 gene encoding uncharacterized protein LOC108814432: MASRALLRRRKYIVQSLSEHFNTIQCLSSVERQGYENIKDTLDSGRPDSSLPSFLKNKESFTSSSDSLQGSRLLQSPNFSNGGVGKLEFPYPFGYRLVQQSLWSSVATANRRDDDKKGEKVTSQSKEASPEECDEAVEGLSLAKAKAKAKKLEDSHKSDVSIMQRVRAFLLGIGPALRAIASMSREDWANKLRHWKDEFKSTLQHYWLGTKLLWADVRISVRLLVKLANGKGLSRRERQQLTRTTADIFRLVPVAVFIIVPFMEFLLPVALKLFPNMLPSTFQDKMKEEEALKRRLNARMEYAKFLQDTVKEMAKEVQTSRSGEIKKTAEDLDGFMNNVRRGVGVSNDEILGFAKLFNDELTLDNINRPRLVNMCKYMGISPFGTDAYLRYMLRKRLQEIKKDDKLIKAEGVESLSEAELRQACRYRGMLQLGSVEEMRQQLIDWLDLSLNHSVPSSLLILSRSFSMSGKLKPEEAVQATLSSLPDEVLDTVGVTALSSEDSVSERKRKLEYLEMQEELIKEEEDEEEEEMAKMKESASSQKDVALDEMLASTAKDANEQAKAKTLEKHEQLCELSRALAVLASASSVSMEREEFLKLVKKEVDLYNSMVEKGGTDDEEEARKAYLAAREDSDRSAQKAIADKTSSRLLDRVESMLQKLEKEIDDVDNKIGNRWRLLDRDYDGKVSPDEVASAAMYLKDTLGKEGIQELIQNLSKDKDGKILVEDLVKLASEIEDAEEAAEEEANEPTKP, translated from the exons ATGGCTTCAAGAGCGCTTCTCCGAAGAAGGAAGTACATCGTTCAGTCTCTAAGTGAACATTTCAACACGATCCAATGCCTTTCAAGCGTTGAGCGTCAAGGATATGAGAACATTAAGGATACACTGGATTCTGGAAGACCTGATTCCAGTTTGCCTTCTTTTCTCAAGAACAAAGAGTCATTCACTTCATCATCGGATAGTTTGCAAGGAAGTCGATTGCTTCAGTCTCCTAATTTTAGTAACGGAGGAGTTGGGAAGTTAGAGTTTCCTTACCCGTTTGGGTATAGATTGGTTCAACAGTCTTTGTGGTCTTCTGTGGCAACGGCCAACAGGCGTGATGATGATAAGAAGGGAGAGAAGGTTACTTCACAGAGCAAAGAAGCCTCTCCGGAGGAGTGTGATGAAGCAGTGGAGGGGCTGAGTTTGGCTAAAGCTAAAGCTAAAGCGAAGAAACTGGAAGATTCACACAAGTCTGATGTGTCCATTATGCAACGTGTGCGGGCGTTTCTTCTTGGGATTGGTCCTGCTTTGAGAGCTATTGCGTCCATGAGCAG GGAAGATTGGGCCAACAAGCTTCGCCACTGGAAAGATGAATTTAAGTCTACCCTGCAACACTACTGGCTGGGGACGAAGTTGCTCTGGGCCGATGTCAGGATTAGTGTTAGGCTGCTTGTTAAACTTGCTAATGGGAAAGGTCTCTCTAGGAGGGAACGACAGCAACTCACTCGAACCACTGCCGACATTTTTAGATTGGTCCCGGTTGCAGTTTTCATTATTGTCCCCTTCATGGAGTTCTTGCTACCGGTAGCTCTTAAGCTGTTTCCAAACATGCTTCCGTCAACTTTCCAGGACAAGATGAAAGAAGAG GAGGCACTAAAAAGAAGGCTGAATGCAAGGATGGAGTATGCAAAGTTTCTCCAAGATACTGTGAAAGAAATGGCAAAGGAAGTCCAAACCTCGCGCAGTGGTGAGATAAAAAAGACAGCAGAAGATCTAGATGGATTCATGAACAAT GTCAGAAGAGGAGTTGGTGTTTCAAATGATGAAATTTTGGGTTTTGCAAAACTATTCAATGATGAACTTACATTGGATAACATTAACAG GCCTCGATTGGTAAATATGTGCAAATACATGGGTATTAGCCCATTCGGAACGGATGCATACTTACGTTACATGCTTCGGAAAAGATTACAGGA GATTAAAAAGGATGATAAGTTGATCAAAGCTGAGGGTGTGGAGTCTCTTTCAGAAGCTGAACTTCGCCAAGCTTGCAGATACAGAGGAATGCTTCAATTAGGTTCAGTTGAAGAAATGAGACAGCAG TTAATTGACTGGCTGGATTTGTCCCTCAACCATTCAGTTCCATCATCCCTCTTAATTCTCTCTAG ATCTTTCTCGATGTCTGGGAAACTCAAGCCGGAAGAGGCTGTTCAAGCTACTCTCTCTTCTCTGCCAGACGAGGTTCTGGACACAGTTGGGGTCACAGCTCTGTCATCAGAAGATTCTGTGTCAGAAAGGAAGAGGAAGTTAGAATACTTAGAGATGCAAGAAGAATTAATCAAG gaggaagaggatgaagaagaggaggaaatGGCAAAGATGAAAGAGTCTGCTTCGAGCCAAAAAGATGTAGCGTTGGATGAGATGCTGGCTTCTACAGCTAAAGATGCAAATGAACAAGCGAAAGCGAAAACTCTTGAGAAACATGAGCAGCTCTGTGAGCTCAGCCGTGCATTGGCAGTTTTAGCTTCCGCATCT TCTGTTAGCATGGAGCGTGAAGAGTTCCTCAAACTAGTTAAAAAGGAG GTAGATCTATACAACAGCATGGTAGAGAAAGGTGGTAcagatgatgaggaagaagctaggAAAGCTTACTTAGCTGCCCGAGAAGATAGTGACCGAAGTGCGCAGAAAGCAATCGCTGATAAAACTTCTTCTAGACTGTTAGATAGG GTTGAGTCAATGCTCCAGAAACTGGAAAAGGAAATTGATGACGTCGATAACAAGATTGGAAACCGCTGGAGACTCCTGGACAG AGACTATGATGGAAAGGTAAGTCCAGATGAAGTTGCATCGGCTGCGATGTACCTAAAGGACACATTGGGCAAAGAGGGAATTCAAGAGCTTATTCAGAATCTTTCTAAAGATAAAG ATGGCAAAATTCTGGTGGAAGATTTGGTGAAGTTAGCGAGCGAGATTGAAGATGCTGAAGAAGCAGCCGAGGAGGAGGCGAATGAGCCGACCAAGCCTTGA